A region of Caballeronia insecticola DNA encodes the following proteins:
- a CDS encoding septal ring lytic transglycosylase RlpA family protein — MSRQKRTDNCYSHVAMFVRLIRREAHMKSNRVGFRFSFNRGWTGPLMCLVLSCLINPLSPALSAEQAEPTNGNHANHRAAQGHSVDRSGKTRKGKASYYGRNFYKKKMADGTQMNPQSNVAASKTLPLGTKAKVTNLENGNSDVVEIRDRGPYVKDRIVDVSPKTADKLGLKKDGTAPVEVKPIDVPQADGTVKPGDGAQ, encoded by the coding sequence TTGAGCAGACAGAAGCGGACCGATAACTGCTACTCGCATGTCGCGATGTTTGTCCGCTTGATCAGACGTGAGGCGCACATGAAAAGTAATCGTGTTGGCTTTCGCTTCAGCTTTAACCGTGGGTGGACCGGACCGCTCATGTGTCTGGTGTTGTCGTGCCTTATAAACCCGCTAAGCCCGGCGTTGTCTGCCGAACAAGCGGAGCCCACGAATGGCAATCACGCGAATCATCGAGCGGCTCAAGGTCACAGCGTCGATCGCTCCGGCAAGACGCGCAAAGGCAAGGCTTCGTACTATGGCCGGAATTTTTATAAGAAGAAGATGGCCGACGGTACGCAGATGAATCCGCAGTCGAATGTGGCCGCCAGCAAGACGCTTCCGCTCGGCACCAAGGCGAAGGTCACGAACCTCGAGAACGGCAACAGCGACGTGGTGGAAATCAGGGATCGCGGTCCTTACGTTAAAGACCGTATTGTCGATGTGTCGCCCAAGACGGCGGACAAGCTCGGCTTGAAGAAGGACGGCACGGCGCCCGTCGAGGTC